The DNA window CTGCCCGCCACGTCGTCATCCAAGATGGTGAGAGTCGCCACCTTGGTGCCCAATTCTGCGCCTTCGCTGGGGTTGATGAGTTCAATGCGAACCGTTTCATTGGGCTCGTCTAGGTTGTCGTCGAGGATTTGCAGGGTAAATCGGCGGTTGGTTTGTCCATCTGCGAACGAGAGGACACCGGAGGCGACATTGTAGTCTTCCCCGGGTGTGGCGGTGCCTCGACCAATGGTGCGATAGGCAACTTGGGCTGGGCCGGTGCTGCCGCCGGTGCGGGTGACGGTGATGGTGACGGTGCCAGCGCCTTCATTCACCGTATAGCGAGGCGTGGTGAAGCTAAAGCGCCCAGGAAACCCCGGCAAGGAAGACCTCTGCAGGGCAGCATCTCTGGTTTGCAACTGTTTCGCGGTCACGCCTGTGAGGATGGCCAGGTAATTGCCGCTGTTTTTGTGGCGCACCAGGGTGCTGCCGGTGTAGTTGCCCCGACCGTTGATCAATTCAAGGTCTTCAAACTGCAGCCGTCCTTGGAGTTTGAGGCGATCGCTGCCGGGGGAGAAGTCTGTAATTTCATCGGCTTGCCTGAGGGAACCGCTATGGTTCAGGGACAGCACGAAGGTATCGCGACCCGCACCGCCGGTGAGGATATTTTTGCCCGCACCGCCGGTGAGGATGTCATTGCCCGCACCGCCGAGGAGCCGATCGTTACCGTTGTCTCCATTGAGGCGATCGCTGCCCCGTCCACCGTTGAGCAGATCATTGCCGGCCCCGCCGTTGAGGATATCGTTGCCGTTGCCGCCCAACACCCGATCGTTGCCGCCTTGACCATGGATCAGGGTATCGCGATGGGGGGCAACCAAGCGATCGCTTCCCCCGGTACCGACGATGCGATGCATGGTTTGGCTGGTGCGCACCCCTAGGACGCGAGGGCTTGATGAGGCGATCGCTGTTTCAGGAACTGGAGGGCGATCGGGTTGTAGCGGATCGAAGCTGCTGGATTCAACGGAAAACGGAGCGGCGATCGCCCCATGGGACAAATTCTGACTAGATAGCATTCACATGTCTCCTAACAGACGCGGAAAAGGGATGGATCAGTCTGGTAGAACCCTGTGAATTGAAGCTGGCAAGCACAACTCGCTATCTAGTTGTAACGAACGATGGAAGACCTATCCCTCAGGGGTTTTCCTGAACTTTGTTTGACAGTGGCTACTCAGTCCTAGGTTTGCCGCGGGAACTTCTAGGAGTGAGTAGACTATCATCAGAACTGATACCCTATCGAGCAGGATCCTTGCCATCGGCTTTCCCAGGGCGTGGCTTGTCAGCCCTTGTCTCAGATTACCCGCGCGGACTATGCGGAATCGTAGACTCCTGTTCTGATTTCTCTCTATGCCGAGCGCGATATTGACGCATGACTTCTCCCCAAAAACCCCCAACGCCATCTAAAACTCTTTTGGGAACGATCACCAATCTGGTGCAGACGGTACATGCGCGTATCGATTTTTCCAAACTGGCGGTAGATCCTAAGGCGCGGGTGCCAAAACTGCGGGTGCATAACCTGGAGACGGATGAAGTCAATATCTATCCGCTGATTGGCGATCGCTACATTTTGGGCCGCAGTTCTAAGGGCTGCGACATTGTGGTGCGCAACCCTGTGGTCAGCCAAACCCATTTAACCCTGTCTCGCGATAGCCGCAGTCCCCATGCCGCCTTTGTCGCCAAAGATGAGCGATCGACCAACGGTACTTATATCGGCCGCCGCCGGATTGAACGAGCTACGCTTTACCATGGCGATCGCTTCACCCTCGGGCCGCCAGAGCTGGCCTCGGCGGTGCAGGTAGATTTTCAAAACCCGCCACCTTGGTACATCACCGCCTTGCGCTATGGGATCTATGGCATGACTGGGGTGTCTGCCTTGGTAGCCCTGTGGATTGGTCTAGAGTGGCAAAAGTTCAATGTGCGCCCTTTTCCCGGATCCGTAGACGGCCCGGTTATTGTCTATTCCCAGGATGGACGTACGCCGCTCCGCCAACCCCGCAGCCAGGCCCATCGCGAGTTGCGGCGGCTGTCGGACTATTCGCCCCATTTGCCTAATGCGGTGATGGCGTCAGAGGATTCACGGTTTTATTGGCACTTGGGCGTCGATCCCATTGGTACCATTCGCGCCCTGTGGGTGAACGTTAGCGGTGGTGAACTGCGGGAGGGCGGCAGCAGTATTACCCAACAGCTTGCCCGCAGTGTCTTTCGCAGCTATGTTGGCACGGATGATTCCCTAGGGCGGAAGATCCGAGAAGCGGTTGTATCGCTGAAGCTGGAGCTGGTCTACAGCAAAGATGACCTGATGTTGATGTACCTCAACCGGGTCTATCTAGGCAGTGGTTTATCAGGATTTGAGGATGCCTCCCAGTTTTACTTTGCTAAACCAGCTCAAGAGTTGACGATTTCGGAAGCCGCAACCTTGGTGGGCATCTTGCCAGCGCCCAACAGCTTCAACCCCGTGCAAAGCTACGATACGGCGGTTGAGCTGCGCAACCGAGTCATCAACCGCATGGCAGCCCTTGGCATGATTACCTCGGAAGAGGCGCAGCGGGCCCGGCGATCGCGCATTGAGCTCAATCCGGCTGCGGTGGAAGAGTTGCAAAGCACCCTCGCGCCCTATTTCTATGGGCAGGTTTTTTTTGAGCTGGAGGACTTGCTAGGGGCCGAGCTAGCCCGAGAGGGCAACTTTGTCATCGAAAGTACGGTGGATTTGGCAACCCAAACCCAGGCTGAATCATCCCTACAGAGCGCGGTTGCTTCCGATGGCGTTACCTATGGTTATACCCAAGGGGCGATCGTCACCCTGGATTCGGCAACGGGAGAGATCTTGGCCCTCGTCGGCGGCACAGACTACCAAGCCAGCCAGTTCAACCGCGCTACCCAGGCCCTGCGTCAACCCGGATCGACCTTTAAGGTGTTTGCCTATGCGGCAGCTTTGGAATTGGGCATCTCGCCGGGCACCTCCTACTCCTGTGCGCCGCTGACCTGGCAGGGGCAATCCTTTGATGGCTGTCGGTCGGGGGGCGGCAGCATGGATATGTATACCGGCATGGCCCTGTCGGAAAATGTGGTGGCGCTGCGGATTGCCCAGGAAGCGGGGCTAGACCGAGTGGTGCGCAATGCCCAGCGGCTGGGGATTGAATCTGAGCTCAATCCAGTGCCTGGGCTGATCCTTGGCCAGAGCGAAGTGACCTTGGTGGAGCTGACCGGTGCTTTTGGCGTTTTTGCCAATGAAGGTGTACGCAATCCGCCCCACACGATTCGCCGCATTTTAGACAGCAGCGATTGTGAAGACAATGCTGATTTACAGACCTGTCGCGTGATTTTTGATTATCGTCAAGATGCCCAGGCTAATATACAGGTTCTTGATCCAGCGATCGCCACTACCATGACTGGAATGCTGCAAAGTGTGGTGCAAAGCGGCACTGGACGAGCAGCCTACCTAGGGGCAGGAGAAGCGGGTAAAACCGGTACCACCAATGACAACGTGGACCTATGGTTTGTGGGCTATGTGCCCCGCCAAAACCTCGTCAGCGGCGTATGGTTGGGCAATGATGACAATGCCGCAACCTTCGGCAGCAGTTCCCAGGCAGCCCAAGTGTGGGGTGATTATATGGAACGGGTTCTGCGCTAGACCTAAGGATCTTTGTCCTGATGTGAGGTCTAAAAGGTGGAACACTGCTGAGCTTTAGGGCATGATATCTGTGATCTTGATGCTAGTGAAATTCTGAAGTATGTCGTCTTGCGATCGCCACCATTCATCTCGTGCATCTCGTCGGGGAGTTGGGTCGTTGGTTTGGCTACTCCTGTTCGTCCTTTTGGGCGCTTGGGGGTATCAACGGCTCACGGCATCGTTCCATTCACCGGAGGCGGTTCTAGTCTTGGGTGGCTCCTTAGATCGTGAGCAATTTGCGGCAGATTTTGCCCATACCTACCCGGATCTACCCATTTGGGTTTCGTCGGGCAGCAATCCGGAATATGCCCAGTGGGTATTTGAGGAAGCCAATATTGACCTAGAGCGCGTGCATCTAGACTACCGAGCCGTGGATACGGTCAGCAACTTTACCACCTTGGTGGATGATTTCAAGTCCCAGGGCATTGATCGCATTTACCTGATCACCTCGGACTATCACATGCGACGAGCGCGCATTATTGGCGAGATTGTGTTGGGTAGTCGGGGTATTTCCTTTGAAGCGATCGCTGTTCCGTCGGATCAATCGCCAGAATCGATCGACAAGGTCTTGCGCGATGCGGCCCGCTCCATTTTGTGGGTGACGACGGGCTACAGTGGTTCTTCCCTGCGCCAGGTGCAACAAGCTGCCTACCGCCGCTTCAAGTAGCCGACGGTAAAGATTGGTTCATGTTCAAGGCATAGGGAAATTACGGAGGTCACTCTGTCCCAGGGCAGCATTCAGCTCGCTGTTGCCCCGCTTTCTCCGTGGTTATCATGAGAACTACGGATGCGATTTCTGGTATCACCCTGGAAAATGAAGATAGTTTGAACTGAGTGGGCGATCGCTCCCGTCCGGC is part of the Leptolyngbya sp. CCY15150 genome and encodes:
- a CDS encoding YdcF family protein, with the translated sequence MVWLLLFVLLGAWGYQRLTASFHSPEAVLVLGGSLDREQFAADFAHTYPDLPIWVSSGSNPEYAQWVFEEANIDLERVHLDYRAVDTVSNFTTLVDDFKSQGIDRIYLITSDYHMRRARIIGEIVLGSRGISFEAIAVPSDQSPESIDKVLRDAARSILWVTTGYSGSSLRQVQQAAYRRFK
- a CDS encoding transglycosylase domain-containing protein gives rise to the protein MTSPQKPPTPSKTLLGTITNLVQTVHARIDFSKLAVDPKARVPKLRVHNLETDEVNIYPLIGDRYILGRSSKGCDIVVRNPVVSQTHLTLSRDSRSPHAAFVAKDERSTNGTYIGRRRIERATLYHGDRFTLGPPELASAVQVDFQNPPPWYITALRYGIYGMTGVSALVALWIGLEWQKFNVRPFPGSVDGPVIVYSQDGRTPLRQPRSQAHRELRRLSDYSPHLPNAVMASEDSRFYWHLGVDPIGTIRALWVNVSGGELREGGSSITQQLARSVFRSYVGTDDSLGRKIREAVVSLKLELVYSKDDLMLMYLNRVYLGSGLSGFEDASQFYFAKPAQELTISEAATLVGILPAPNSFNPVQSYDTAVELRNRVINRMAALGMITSEEAQRARRSRIELNPAAVEELQSTLAPYFYGQVFFELEDLLGAELAREGNFVIESTVDLATQTQAESSLQSAVASDGVTYGYTQGAIVTLDSATGEILALVGGTDYQASQFNRATQALRQPGSTFKVFAYAAALELGISPGTSYSCAPLTWQGQSFDGCRSGGGSMDMYTGMALSENVVALRIAQEAGLDRVVRNAQRLGIESELNPVPGLILGQSEVTLVELTGAFGVFANEGVRNPPHTIRRILDSSDCEDNADLQTCRVIFDYRQDAQANIQVLDPAIATTMTGMLQSVVQSGTGRAAYLGAGEAGKTGTTNDNVDLWFVGYVPRQNLVSGVWLGNDDNAATFGSSSQAAQVWGDYMERVLR
- a CDS encoding Calx-beta domain-containing protein → MLSSQNLSHGAIAAPFSVESSSFDPLQPDRPPVPETAIASSSPRVLGVRTSQTMHRIVGTGGSDRLVAPHRDTLIHGQGGNDRVLGGNGNDILNGGAGNDLLNGGRGSDRLNGDNGNDRLLGGAGNDILTGGAGKNILTGGAGRDTFVLSLNHSGSLRQADEITDFSPGSDRLKLQGRLQFEDLELINGRGNYTGSTLVRHKNSGNYLAILTGVTAKQLQTRDAALQRSSLPGFPGRFSFTTPRYTVNEGAGTVTITVTRTGGSTGPAQVAYRTIGRGTATPGEDYNVASGVLSFADGQTNRRFTLQILDDNLDEPNETVRIELINPSEGAELGTKVATLTILDDDVAGSIPPAVSIQTSDVTKFSPTSSQAAIAALNGPSVTLGTQTIYMGTWQRTSINQDPIIASFDSANSANNWVRTNYESTGADGRGYGLFWDGTYLYGVFSVDGTQGTPSEDFRRVANTATQAWLRSYGQGGGAKIGVLARINPTTGEMTTAAHLSARLGNGNSNSLVIKDMFINSNNNLVVRADSWFSPRNPDGSAMTQTGSGGSPHDYTVELTRDLRTVISTSAVGWVA